Proteins from a genomic interval of Calypte anna isolate BGI_N300 chromosome 6, bCalAnn1_v1.p, whole genome shotgun sequence:
- the XPNPEP1 gene encoding xaa-Pro aminopeptidase 1 isoform X1 — protein MPGRSEGFVADRKMSPKITTELLKQLRQVMRSPKYVQEPVQAYIVPSGDAHQSEYIAPCDCRRAFISGFDGSAGTAIVTEQHAAMWTDGRYFLQAAHQMDNNWTLMKMGLKDTPTQEDWLVSVLPEGSKVGVDPFMIPADQWKRMSKALRSAGHDLVPVKENLIDTIWTDCPQRPCKPLITLDLSYTGVSWRDKITALRSKMAERKVLWFVVTALDEVAWLFNLRGSDVEYNPVFFAYAVIGMNTIRLFIDGDRMMDPAVREHLQLDSTLEPEFRVQVMPYGSILSELQDVGAGLSLKEKVWLSDKASYALTEAIPKAYRYLTPYTPICIAKAVKNTSETEGMRRAHIKDAVALCELFNWLEKEVSKGTVTEIIAADKAEEFRSQQKDFVELSFATISSTGPNGAIIHYKPVPETNRTLSVNEIYLLDSGAQYKDGTTDVTRTMHFGTPSAYEKECFTYVLKGHIAVSAAIFPNGTKGHLLDSFARSALWNCGLDYLHGTGHGVGSFLNVHEGPCGISYKTFADEPLEAGMIVSDEPGYYEDGAFGIRIENVVLVIPAETKYNFKNRGSLTFEPLTLVPIQTKMIDVNLLTQKECNWVNDYHQKCREVVGAELERQGRREALQWLLRETEPLLRTQ, from the exons AGCGAATACATTGCACCCTGTGATTGCAGACGGGCATTCATCTCTGGATTTGATGGCTCTGCAG GTACTGCCATAGTGACTGAGCAGCATGCAGCCATGTGGACAGATGGACGCTATTTCCTGCAAGCTGCACACCAAATGGATAACAACTGGACACTCATGAAAATGG GCCTGAAAGATACACCCACTCAGGAGGATTGGCTAGTGAGTGTCCTTCCAGAAGGCTCGAAGGTGGGAGTGGACCCTTTCATGATTCCAGCTG ACCAGTGGAAGAGGATGTCCAAAGCCTTGAGAAGTGCTGGCCATGACCTTGTGCCTGTCAAAGAAAACCTAATAGATACAATCTGGACAGACTGTCCTCAGCGCCCCTGCAAGCCTCTCATCACACTCGACCTGAGTTACACAG GGGTCAGCTGGAGAGACAAAATTACAGCCCTCCGTTCAAAAATGGCTGAGAGGAAAGTCCTTTGGTTTGTGGTAACAGCCTTGGATGAAGTAGCAT GGCTTTTCAACCTCCGAGGTTCTGATGTTGAGTACAATCCTGTGTTTTTTGCATACGCCGTCATAGGAATGAACACAATCAG GCTCTTCATTGATGGTGACAGAATGATGGACCCAGCTGTGAGGGAACACTTACAGCTTGACTCCACCCTGGAGCCTGAGTTTAGAGTCCAGGTGATGCCCTATGGATCTATCTTGTCAGAGCTGCAAGATGTTGGTGCAGGCCTCTCACTGAAGGAGAAAGTGTGGCTCAGTGACAAAGCCAGCTATGCTCTGACTGAGGCCATTCCCAAG gcttACCGATACCTCACCCCATACACCCCCATCTGCATTGCAAAAGCTGTGAAGAACACATCAGAAACAGAAGGCATGAGAAGAGCACAT ATTAAAGATGCTGTTGCCCTGTGTGAGCTCTTTAACTGGCTGGAGAAAGAG GTTTCAAAGGGAACAGTGACAGAAATAATTGCTGCAGACAAAGCAGAGGAGTTTCGCAG CCAACAAAAAGACTTTGTTGAATTGAGCTTTGCTACCATATCAAGCACAGGTCCAAATGGAGCCATCATTCACTACAA GCCAGTTCCTGAGACCAACAGAACACTGTCTGTGAACGAGATCTACCTCCTGGACTCTGGAGCACAGTACAA AGATGGTACAACAGATGTGACCAGGACAATGCATTTTGGCACACCATCAGCCTATGAAAAG GAATGCTTCACCTATGTCCTGAAGGGACATATAGCTGTGAGTGCAGCCATCTTCCCAAATGGAACCAAAG GTCACCTTCTAGATTCCTTTGCCCGCTCTGCCTTGTGGAACTGTGGTTTGGATTACCTGCATGGGACAGGACATGGAGTTGGCTCTTTCCTAAATGTCCATGAGGGACCCTGTGGCATTAGCTACAAAACTTTTGCAGATGAGCCCTTGGAGGCTGGCATGATCGTCTCTGATG AGCCTGGGTATTATGAAGATGGGGCCTTTGGGATCAGAATAGAAAATGTTGTCCTCGTGATCCCTGCTGAAACCAAG TACAATTTCAAAAACAGAGGCAGCCTGACTTTTGAACCCTTAACCCTGGTCCCAATCCAGACGAAAATGATTGATGTTAATTTGCTGACACAAAAAGAG tGTAACTGGGTGAACGACTACCATCAGAAGTGCAGGGAAGTGGTGGGAGCAGAACTGGAGCGGCAAGGCCGGCGTGAAGCTCTGCAGTGGCTCCTCCGGGAGACAGAGCCTCTCCTCAGGACTCAGTAG
- the XPNPEP1 gene encoding xaa-Pro aminopeptidase 1 isoform X3, giving the protein MPGRSEGFVADRKMSPKITTELLKQLRQVMRSPKYVQEPVQAYIVPSGDAHQSEYIAPCDCRRAFISGFDGSAGTAIVTEQHAAMWTDGRYFLQAAHQMDNNWTLMKMGLKDTPTQEDWLVSVLPEGSKVGVDPFMIPADQWKRMSKALRSAGHDLVPVKENLIDTIWTDCPQRPCKPLITLDLSYTGVSWRDKITALRSKMAERKVLWFVVTALDEVAWLFNLRGSDVEYNPVFFAYAVIGMNTIRLFIDGDRMMDPAVREHLQLDSTLEPEFRVQVMPYGSILSELQDVGAGLSLKEKVWLSDKASYALTEAIPKAYRYLTPYTPICIAKAVKNTSETEGMRRAHIKDAVALCELFNWLEKEVSKGTVTEIIAADKAEEFRSQQKDFVELSFATISSTGPNGAIIHYKDGTTDVTRTMHFGTPSAYEKECFTYVLKGHIAVSAAIFPNGTKGHLLDSFARSALWNCGLDYLHGTGHGVGSFLNVHEGPCGISYKTFADEPLEAGMIVSDEPGYYEDGAFGIRIENVVLVIPAETKYNFKNRGSLTFEPLTLVPIQTKMIDVNLLTQKECNWVNDYHQKCREVVGAELERQGRREALQWLLRETEPLLRTQ; this is encoded by the exons AGCGAATACATTGCACCCTGTGATTGCAGACGGGCATTCATCTCTGGATTTGATGGCTCTGCAG GTACTGCCATAGTGACTGAGCAGCATGCAGCCATGTGGACAGATGGACGCTATTTCCTGCAAGCTGCACACCAAATGGATAACAACTGGACACTCATGAAAATGG GCCTGAAAGATACACCCACTCAGGAGGATTGGCTAGTGAGTGTCCTTCCAGAAGGCTCGAAGGTGGGAGTGGACCCTTTCATGATTCCAGCTG ACCAGTGGAAGAGGATGTCCAAAGCCTTGAGAAGTGCTGGCCATGACCTTGTGCCTGTCAAAGAAAACCTAATAGATACAATCTGGACAGACTGTCCTCAGCGCCCCTGCAAGCCTCTCATCACACTCGACCTGAGTTACACAG GGGTCAGCTGGAGAGACAAAATTACAGCCCTCCGTTCAAAAATGGCTGAGAGGAAAGTCCTTTGGTTTGTGGTAACAGCCTTGGATGAAGTAGCAT GGCTTTTCAACCTCCGAGGTTCTGATGTTGAGTACAATCCTGTGTTTTTTGCATACGCCGTCATAGGAATGAACACAATCAG GCTCTTCATTGATGGTGACAGAATGATGGACCCAGCTGTGAGGGAACACTTACAGCTTGACTCCACCCTGGAGCCTGAGTTTAGAGTCCAGGTGATGCCCTATGGATCTATCTTGTCAGAGCTGCAAGATGTTGGTGCAGGCCTCTCACTGAAGGAGAAAGTGTGGCTCAGTGACAAAGCCAGCTATGCTCTGACTGAGGCCATTCCCAAG gcttACCGATACCTCACCCCATACACCCCCATCTGCATTGCAAAAGCTGTGAAGAACACATCAGAAACAGAAGGCATGAGAAGAGCACAT ATTAAAGATGCTGTTGCCCTGTGTGAGCTCTTTAACTGGCTGGAGAAAGAG GTTTCAAAGGGAACAGTGACAGAAATAATTGCTGCAGACAAAGCAGAGGAGTTTCGCAG CCAACAAAAAGACTTTGTTGAATTGAGCTTTGCTACCATATCAAGCACAGGTCCAAATGGAGCCATCATTCACTACAA AGATGGTACAACAGATGTGACCAGGACAATGCATTTTGGCACACCATCAGCCTATGAAAAG GAATGCTTCACCTATGTCCTGAAGGGACATATAGCTGTGAGTGCAGCCATCTTCCCAAATGGAACCAAAG GTCACCTTCTAGATTCCTTTGCCCGCTCTGCCTTGTGGAACTGTGGTTTGGATTACCTGCATGGGACAGGACATGGAGTTGGCTCTTTCCTAAATGTCCATGAGGGACCCTGTGGCATTAGCTACAAAACTTTTGCAGATGAGCCCTTGGAGGCTGGCATGATCGTCTCTGATG AGCCTGGGTATTATGAAGATGGGGCCTTTGGGATCAGAATAGAAAATGTTGTCCTCGTGATCCCTGCTGAAACCAAG TACAATTTCAAAAACAGAGGCAGCCTGACTTTTGAACCCTTAACCCTGGTCCCAATCCAGACGAAAATGATTGATGTTAATTTGCTGACACAAAAAGAG tGTAACTGGGTGAACGACTACCATCAGAAGTGCAGGGAAGTGGTGGGAGCAGAACTGGAGCGGCAAGGCCGGCGTGAAGCTCTGCAGTGGCTCCTCCGGGAGACAGAGCCTCTCCTCAGGACTCAGTAG
- the XPNPEP1 gene encoding xaa-Pro aminopeptidase 1 isoform X2, with protein sequence MSPKITTELLKQLRQVMRSPKYVQEPVQAYIVPSGDAHQSEYIAPCDCRRAFISGFDGSAGTAIVTEQHAAMWTDGRYFLQAAHQMDNNWTLMKMGLKDTPTQEDWLVSVLPEGSKVGVDPFMIPADQWKRMSKALRSAGHDLVPVKENLIDTIWTDCPQRPCKPLITLDLSYTGVSWRDKITALRSKMAERKVLWFVVTALDEVAWLFNLRGSDVEYNPVFFAYAVIGMNTIRLFIDGDRMMDPAVREHLQLDSTLEPEFRVQVMPYGSILSELQDVGAGLSLKEKVWLSDKASYALTEAIPKAYRYLTPYTPICIAKAVKNTSETEGMRRAHIKDAVALCELFNWLEKEVSKGTVTEIIAADKAEEFRSQQKDFVELSFATISSTGPNGAIIHYKPVPETNRTLSVNEIYLLDSGAQYKDGTTDVTRTMHFGTPSAYEKECFTYVLKGHIAVSAAIFPNGTKGHLLDSFARSALWNCGLDYLHGTGHGVGSFLNVHEGPCGISYKTFADEPLEAGMIVSDEPGYYEDGAFGIRIENVVLVIPAETKYNFKNRGSLTFEPLTLVPIQTKMIDVNLLTQKECNWVNDYHQKCREVVGAELERQGRREALQWLLRETEPLLRTQ encoded by the exons AGCGAATACATTGCACCCTGTGATTGCAGACGGGCATTCATCTCTGGATTTGATGGCTCTGCAG GTACTGCCATAGTGACTGAGCAGCATGCAGCCATGTGGACAGATGGACGCTATTTCCTGCAAGCTGCACACCAAATGGATAACAACTGGACACTCATGAAAATGG GCCTGAAAGATACACCCACTCAGGAGGATTGGCTAGTGAGTGTCCTTCCAGAAGGCTCGAAGGTGGGAGTGGACCCTTTCATGATTCCAGCTG ACCAGTGGAAGAGGATGTCCAAAGCCTTGAGAAGTGCTGGCCATGACCTTGTGCCTGTCAAAGAAAACCTAATAGATACAATCTGGACAGACTGTCCTCAGCGCCCCTGCAAGCCTCTCATCACACTCGACCTGAGTTACACAG GGGTCAGCTGGAGAGACAAAATTACAGCCCTCCGTTCAAAAATGGCTGAGAGGAAAGTCCTTTGGTTTGTGGTAACAGCCTTGGATGAAGTAGCAT GGCTTTTCAACCTCCGAGGTTCTGATGTTGAGTACAATCCTGTGTTTTTTGCATACGCCGTCATAGGAATGAACACAATCAG GCTCTTCATTGATGGTGACAGAATGATGGACCCAGCTGTGAGGGAACACTTACAGCTTGACTCCACCCTGGAGCCTGAGTTTAGAGTCCAGGTGATGCCCTATGGATCTATCTTGTCAGAGCTGCAAGATGTTGGTGCAGGCCTCTCACTGAAGGAGAAAGTGTGGCTCAGTGACAAAGCCAGCTATGCTCTGACTGAGGCCATTCCCAAG gcttACCGATACCTCACCCCATACACCCCCATCTGCATTGCAAAAGCTGTGAAGAACACATCAGAAACAGAAGGCATGAGAAGAGCACAT ATTAAAGATGCTGTTGCCCTGTGTGAGCTCTTTAACTGGCTGGAGAAAGAG GTTTCAAAGGGAACAGTGACAGAAATAATTGCTGCAGACAAAGCAGAGGAGTTTCGCAG CCAACAAAAAGACTTTGTTGAATTGAGCTTTGCTACCATATCAAGCACAGGTCCAAATGGAGCCATCATTCACTACAA GCCAGTTCCTGAGACCAACAGAACACTGTCTGTGAACGAGATCTACCTCCTGGACTCTGGAGCACAGTACAA AGATGGTACAACAGATGTGACCAGGACAATGCATTTTGGCACACCATCAGCCTATGAAAAG GAATGCTTCACCTATGTCCTGAAGGGACATATAGCTGTGAGTGCAGCCATCTTCCCAAATGGAACCAAAG GTCACCTTCTAGATTCCTTTGCCCGCTCTGCCTTGTGGAACTGTGGTTTGGATTACCTGCATGGGACAGGACATGGAGTTGGCTCTTTCCTAAATGTCCATGAGGGACCCTGTGGCATTAGCTACAAAACTTTTGCAGATGAGCCCTTGGAGGCTGGCATGATCGTCTCTGATG AGCCTGGGTATTATGAAGATGGGGCCTTTGGGATCAGAATAGAAAATGTTGTCCTCGTGATCCCTGCTGAAACCAAG TACAATTTCAAAAACAGAGGCAGCCTGACTTTTGAACCCTTAACCCTGGTCCCAATCCAGACGAAAATGATTGATGTTAATTTGCTGACACAAAAAGAG tGTAACTGGGTGAACGACTACCATCAGAAGTGCAGGGAAGTGGTGGGAGCAGAACTGGAGCGGCAAGGCCGGCGTGAAGCTCTGCAGTGGCTCCTCCGGGAGACAGAGCCTCTCCTCAGGACTCAGTAG